From the Sphingobium yanoikuyae genome, the window CCAGGATGCCCGGTACCGCCCGGCAATTGTCGGCGATCGCGCCCTGGGTCGACAGGGTGATGCCCTGGCAGGGATCGGTGATGGTCACGATGCCCGCCGCCTGCGCCGCGAACAATTCGCCGATATTGGGTGCGCGCACCGCATGGGCATAGACCGCACGGAAGCGGATATCCTCGACCGGCGCCCATTCGACGCCGGCATTCCATGCGTAGAAGGTACCGACCGTCGAATAATCCGACATGCGGGCCGCGCCACGCAGCGTCAGGCTCTGGAAGAAGGGCGTGTCGGACAGGATCGGCACGACCAGTTCGCCATAGGCTTCCTTGACGTCGAAGCTGCCGGCTGTGTCGGTCAGCTGGACATAGCCGTTACGCGCCGCATTGGTCAGCGGGTCGAAGATGTCGCGGCTTTCCTCCTTGCGATATTCCGCGCCGACCGCGATCTGGACCGGCCCGCCGGGCAGGTTGAACAATGTTCCGGTGAGGTTGGCGGCGGCGACATGCATGCTCTGCTTGCTGTTCCGCTGCATCGATACTTCGAGATAGTCGACCATCTCCTGGGTCAGCTTGCCAGCGCCATAGACGTTGATCGGCACGCAGCCCCGCGCCCGTGCGTCGGCATTGGCGCACACCGCATCGGTGGTGCTGCCGTCGCGATCGAAGTCGTAGACGTCGGTAATGACCTGCAAGCCCTCGGCCAGATTGTAGAGATTGGCGAGGCCGGACATCGACTGATTCTGTTTCGTGAAGCCATATTGATAATAGGCGTCGAACTTCCAGCTGCTGCCCAGGTCCACGGTGGTGCCCAGCACCGCGCGGAAATTGTCGCGCTCGGTCGGGATGGTGCGGGTGCCGGGGGCAAAGGCGGTGGTGCGCAGCAGGAAGCTGAGATCCTTGAGGCCATCGCCGGTCCGATCGGTCGCCGCGTCGAGCACGGCCTGCGGCACGAAGGGATTGTTGACCAGCACGGTCGCGCCGTTGCCGCCGGGCACCAGCACGCGCGACTGGATCGGATAGAAGCCGTTGGTGCCGGTGAAGGCGCCCAGCGCGCTGTCGGTCCGCATCGGCGACGCTTCCATCCGCCCCTTGGTCACGACGTTGGAATAGGTGACTTCGGTGAAGACATTGACGCTGTCATTGACATCGAAATTGACACGTCCGGCAAAGGTTATGCGTTCCGATGGCGAGGCCAGCAGCCCCCATTCGGCACGGTTCCAGCCATCGGTCGCCGCATTATAGGCGCGGAACGTGCCGTCGGGCTGGATCACGCGATTGGTCTGCGACCCGATCACGAAGATGCCGCCGGGGCCGACATTGGACGGGTTGTAGAAAGGGGTGAAGATATTCTGCGCAGCGGTCAGATTGGCGTCGCTGTTGCCCGCCACCCGCTGAATCGTGCCCAGGCTGGTATAGTCGCGCGCCGAGAAGCTGCGCGAACGGGCATCCACCGCCCCTTCCTTCACATAACCGCCATAGATCATGAAATTGCCACGGCCGTCGGCGAAATTATGGCCGAAGGTGCCGTTGACGACCATCTGCCGGTCGTCGCCCCGTTCCGAAATGCCGGCCTGGGCATTGAGCAGGACGCCCTCGAACTTCTTCTTGTAGATGAAGTTGACGACCCCCGCGACCGCGTCCGAGCCATAGACGGCGGAGGCGCCGCCCGTCAGCACATCGACCCGCTCGACGAAAGGCGTCGGGATCATCGACAGGTCGACCTGCGCCGTGCCCGGCACCCCGGCCACCGACCGGCGGCCATCGATCAGGACGAGGGTGCGATCCGGTCCCAGATTGCGCAGATTGACCGTCGAGAGGCCAGGATTGGTGGTGTTCGCGGTGGTGGTGCGGCTGAGACCGGGCAGACCGATCGCAGGATTTTGCTGCAGGGCATCCTGGATGTTGACGATGCCGTTATTTTCCAGCGTTTCCGATGTCAGCACCTGAAGCGGACTGGGCGACGTCAATGCCGGCGAGGCGATGCGGCTGCCGGTGACGATGATGTCGGCGGTGGAGGTGCCATCCTCCTGCGCTGCCGCCGGTGCGGCCAGCATCGCGACGACAGCCGAACCGCCAAGCCACGTCAGGCGCAAGCTGCGGGCGCGCAGATGGCAGGAACCGTGAATCTTCATGGTCAAACCCCTCCTATATGATGACGAACCGCTGACTTTTGTCGTGGCGGCTATTCCGATCCGGCGGCGCAGCTCGTCAGCCTGCCTCCACCACGGCCCCGACGGGCCCGTCCTTGACGACCTCTAATTCCATGGGCCGGCCGGTTGCGCCGGCCACCGCCGTGCGCCACCCCGCCTTGATCCGCTGCCGGTCCTCGACCGGCATGGCGGGCATGATCCGATCCGGTGCCCGGCCAGGGCCGGCTTCCACCGTCAGGCCCATCGCCTCGGCCGCCAGCCGTGCGACGCCCAGGGCGCTCGCTTCCGCCACATGCGGCCGCAGGATCAGCCGCCCGGTCAGGTCCGACAGAAGCTGCATCAGCAGGTCGTTGCGGGTCGCGCCGCCATCGACCGATATCTGCGGCACCGGCGCACCCAGATCCGCCTCCATCGCGGCGACGACATCGGCGATCTGCAAGGCGATCGCCTCCAGCGTGGCGCGCGCGATATGGCCCGGCCGGGTGCCGAGCGACAGGCCCGACAGGCTCCCGCGTGCCTCGCTGCACCAATGGGGCGCGCCGAGACCGACCAGCGCCGGCACGAACACCACGCCGCCATTGTCGGCCACGCCGCGCGCCAGTTCGGTCAGCGCAGCTTCGTCGGCCAGCCCGAGAAGTTGGGCGATGAAAGCGGCCGCCTGGCCCGATATCGAGATATTGCCCTCCAGCGCATGCTGGGCCACGCCCTGACGATGCCAGGCGATGGTGCTCGACAGGCCATGGGTGGAGCGGACGCGATGCGGCGTGGCGCTCATCACCGAACTGCCGGTGCCGATCGTCACCTTGGTGGCGCCGGGTCGGCTGCCGCCATGGTAGAAGAGGGCGGCATGGCTGTCGCCCATGACCGCCCGGATCGGCGTGCCGGCCGGCAGTGCCGTTACATCGGGCGCGACCGTGCCGAACAGGCTGTCGGAGCCGCGGACCTGGGGCAGCAGCCCGATCGGCACGTCGAACAATCCGGCCAGCACCGGATCCCATTGCAGCGTGTCGAGATTGAGCAACTGGGTACGCGACGCATTGCCATGGTCGGTGGCGTGGACCTGGCCATCGGTCAGTTTCCACAACAGCCAACTGTCGACGGTGCCGCAGCGCAATTCGCCCCGTGCCGCACGGGCGCGCCCATCGGGCACATTGTCGAGCAGCCAGCCGATCTTCGCCGCCGGGAACAGAGGGTCGATGTCGAGGCCGCTGCGCGCGATGATCTCCGCCTCATGCCCGGCGTCGCGCAGCGCCGCGCAGCGCTGTTCGGACCGGCGGCATTGCCACAGCACCGCCGGGGCCAGCGCTTCCCCGCTCCGCGCGTCCCAGAGCAGGATGGTTTCCCGCTGGTTCGACAGGGCCAATGCGCGGATCTCCGCTTCGGGCGCGGCGGCCACCAGATCGGCGATCAGCGCCCTTACCGCGTCCCAGATGGCGGTGGCCGACTGTTCGGCCCAGCCCGGACGCGGATGCGCCACCTGCATCGCCTGCGACCGGGCGCAGACAATCTCTCCGGCAGGGCTGACGAGCAGCGCCTTGGTATTGGTCGTGCCCTGATCGATCGCCAGGATGACCGGGCCGCGCATCAGCGGGCCTTCACCGCAAGCAGGTCGCGGGCGGCGGCAGCGATCCCCTGCGCGTTCAGCCCGAAGCGATCCATCAGCCAGGCGGCCGAGCCGGTCGGCAGGAAGCCGGGGAAGCCCAGCATCCGCATCGGCACCGGACTGTGGGTAGCGCAATATTCCGCCACCGCCCCGCCCAGTCCGCCATGGGCCAGCCCCTCCTCAGCGGTCACGATCGCACCGGTGGTGGCTGCCTGCGCCAGCATCGCCGTGTCGATCGGCGATACCGTCGCCATGTTGATGACGCGCGCGGAAATACCCTCCGCCTCCAGCAGGTGGGCCGCATCCAGCGCGCGATGCACCAGCGTGCCATTGGCGATGATCGCGACATCCTGCCCGGCGCGCAGCTGTTCCGCCTGACCGATGCGGAATGCATCATGGTCGCGATCCAGTTCGGGCACCGGCATGCGGCTGATGCGGACATAGACCGGGCCGTCATGGGCGGCGGCCGCCCTGATCGCCTGCGCCGTTTCCCAGGGGTCGGCCGGCACGATCACCGTCAGCCGGTCGATTGCGCGCAGCCAGGCGACATCCTCGATACTATGATGGGTCGCGCCCAGTTCGCCATAGGCGACGCCGCTGGAAATGCCGCACAGCTTCACATTGGCCTGGCTATAGGCGCAATCCGCCTTGATCTGCTCCAGCGCGCGGGCGCTCAAAAAGCAGGAGGCGCCGCTGACGAACGGGATCTTGCCGCCATTGGCCAAGCCCGCGCCGACGCCGACCATATTCTGCTCGGCGATGCCGACATTGACCAGTCGGTCCGGGAAGCGATCACGAAACTTGCCGAGTTTGGACGAGCCGACCGAGTCATTGACGACGGCCACGATGCGATCATCCTCGACCGCCAGTTCCTCGACCGCGCGGACATAGGCATCACGGCAGTCGAACAGACCCGAAGGCGCAGCGGCGGCGCTCATGCGACCAGCTCCGCGTCCAGTTCGGCCAGCGCCTGGGCATATTGCGCCGCATTGGGCACGCCATGATGCCAGCCCGCCTGATCTTCCATGAAACTGACGCCCTTCCCCTTGCGCGTGTTGGCGATGATGCAGAGCGGCCGGCTGCGCGGCAGGCACGCCGCATCGAGCCGTTGCAGCAGCGCCACCGGATCATGCCCGTTCACCTCCGCCACATCCCAGCCAAAGGCGCGCCACTTGTCGGCCAGCGGCTCCAGCGCGTTAGTGTCCTCCGTGCGCGCGCCCTGCTGCAGCCGGTTGCGATCGACGATCACCGTCAGCTGGCCCAGCCCGCGATGCCCGGCCAGCATCGCCGCTTCCCACATCGACCCTTCCTGCAGTTCGCCATCGCCGGTGAGCACGAAGACGCGATAGTCCGCCTGGTCGATCTGCGCCGCGATCGCGATGCCGACCGCGACCGGCAGGCCGTGCCCCAGCGGACCGGTATTGGTTTCGACGCCGGGCAGATAGGTGCGGTTGGGATGGCCATTCAGCCGGGATTCGGGCCGGAGATAGGTATCGAGTTCGGCCTCCGGAAAGAAGCCGGCGCCGGCGAGCGCACTGTAGAGCGCGCCGGTGCAATGGCCCTTGCTCATCACGAAGCGATCCCGCCCAGGGGCCTGGGGCTGGGCCGGATCGAAACGAAGAATATCGAAATAGAGCGTCGCCAGAATATCGGTGGCCGAAAGGTCGCCGCCCGGATGGCCCTGCCCCGCCTCGACAATCATGGCCAGCAGTCGGCGGCGCATCCAGTTTGCGCGCTCGCGGACATGGTCGGCGCGCACGGACAGAGCCTCTTCGGCCGAAACATCAGAATCGCGAACAGGCGGCATGGTCATCTGGCAAAACTCTCCCTGGCGGCTGGAGCTAATCCAGCAGGAAAAAATACGCAAGAGATAAACTTTCGTTTTCTTTCGTTTAGAAAATCATATCGAAAAATTGACAAGGAAAGCGAAGCACGCCTAGAAAGTGGCCCAACGCCGTTCGGAACGGCTTTTGCGGAGAGTCCTGCCATGCCCGATCAGCCTGCATCCCGGAGCGCCACGCGTTGAAGGATAGCGTGCAGACCCGGTTGCTGGGCGAAAGCCGGCGCCTCAAGATATTGGAATGGCTTCAGGAGGAAGGCAGCGCTCGCGTGCGCGTACTGGCCGAGGCCTTTGGCGTGTCCGAAGTCACCGTGCGGCAGGATCTGGAGAAGCTGGAGGCCGAAGGACATATCGAGCGCGAACATGGCGGCGCCTTCCTCAAGTCCGTGCCGCAGCAGGTGCGATCGATGGCACTGCAGCATCAGAGCCATCTCGATGCGAAGGAGCGGATCGGCCGGGCCGCCGCCGCGCTGGTCGGCAATGGCGAAACCATCATCCTGGACAGCGGATCGACGACGACCGCCGTCGCCACCCATCTGCTGGGCCGGCGCGACCTGACGGTCATCACCAATGCGCTCAACATCGCGCTGATGCTGGGGGCAGAACCCGGTTTCGAAGTCCATATGACCGGCGGCCATTTCAAGGCCCCCACCCTGTCGCTGTCGGGCGAACGATCGGCCGACTATTTCAAGGGCCTCTATGTCCAGCGCCTGTTCCTGGCGACGGCCGCGCTCGATATCGACAATGGCCTGACCTATCCGGCCCTTTCCGACATCGCGGTCAAGCGCGCGATGATCGGCGCGGCCGAACAGGTCTGCCTGGTCGCCGACAGCAGCAAGATCGGCCAGCGCTCCTTCTCTGCCCTGGGCGGACTGGAACTGGTCCATGTGCTGATCACCGACGAGGGCATTCGCGACGAGGATCGCAAGGCCATCGAGGCGATCGGCGTCGCCGTCATTACCGCCTGACCGCAACAGCGGCAGGCACACGCACGTCGTCGCGTGCGCAAACCAACCCATTCCACCGGAGAGGATGTTCATGGCCAAGCAGAAATATGGTGCCGGTATCTGGCACTTCGCCACCTATGTCGACCGCTATGCCACCGATGGCTATGGCCCGGCCCGTTCGCTGATCGAGATGATCGACCTGGCCGGCCAGGTGGAGGATCTGTCGGTCGTCGACATCAACTATCCCTTTGTCGACCCCAGCCTGTCGCTCGACACGGTCGAGGCAGCGCTCAAGCGGAACAACCTGTCCGTCATCGGCATCACCCCGGAAATCTATACAAGGCAATTTGCCCGCGGCGCCTTTACCAACCCCGATCCGGGCATCCGTCGTCTGGCCAACGAAATGGTCAATGACGCGGCCAATGTCGTGCGCCGGTTCGGTGCCGACTATGTGAAACTGTGGCCCGGCCAGGATGGCTGGGATTATCCCTTCCAGGTCGACCACCGCCAATTGTGGCAGATGAGCATGGATGGCGTCGGCGAACTGGCGAGCCAGAATCCGGACCTCAAATTCGTCATCGAATATAAGCCGCGCGAACCCCGCAACCATATGAGCTATGACAGCGTGGCGCGCACCCTGCTGGGAATCGAGAAGATCGGCCTGCCCAATATCGGCATACTGCTCGACTTCGGCCATTCGCTCTATGGCGGCGAATCCCCGGCCGACGCGGCACAGCTCGCGATCGACCATGGCCGGTTGTTCGGCATGGACGTGAACGACAATCTGCGCGGCTGGGACGACGACATGATCGCCGGATCGGTCCATCCGATCGAGCTGTTCGAATTTTTCTACACGCTGCGCAAGAACAAGTGGGACGGCGTCTGGCAGCTCGACCAGTTCCCGTTCCGCGAGGACAGCGTGCAGGCGGCCAATGCCGCGATCAGCTTCCTAAAGGTGATCGAACGGGCACTCGACAAGCTCGATTTCGCGGCGATGCAGGATGCGCAGGATCGCCAGGATGCCGTCGCGGCGATGAAGCTGGCCCGCGACGCCCTGTTCACCTCCTACTGAGTTCGGGAGCAGAGTCCGATCCGACGGCATCGGCTCGGACTCTGCTCCATATTCCTGATTTGACGCGCTTTCCGTTCAGGCGGGAAAGCGCTCCAGCTGCGGAAAGACACGGCATGACCGCCCCCGATACCCGCCTTCGCATCCTTGACCTGCGCGCCGACTATCTGGTCGAACCGCTGGGGCTGGAGACGCGCCATCCCCGCCTGTCCTGGCGCCTGGAGAGCGATCGACGGGGGGTGATGCAGCGCAGCTATCGCATTCGCGCCACCGCCGACCGGGACGGCGCACACCTGCTGTGGGACAGCGGCCCGGTCGACAGCGACGCCTGTTTCGACATCCCCTATGGCGGCCCGCCGCTGCAGTCGATGCAGCGCATCTGGTGGGATGTCGCGATTGTCGACAATCAGGGTGAACAGGCCCAATCCGCGCAGAGCTGGTTCGAGGGCGGGCTGCTGGCGCCGGAGGACTGGCACGCGGACTGGATCGAGGCCGAGGATGAGGGCGCCGCGGCCGATCGCGCGGCCGGGCTGCAATGGATATGGAGCGCCGATCCGCTTGATCCCCGCCCCCACGGCTTCCGGCTCGATTTCGACGCGCCCGCCGACCTGGTCGATGCCGAGATACTGGTCGCGGCGAAGGACAATCTGCTGGGCGTCTGGCTGAATGGCGAGCCGGCCAGCCTGCCGGACCTCATCTACTGGGGCAGCCTGCTGCCCGCGCGCGGACAGGTGCGCCCCGGACGCAACAGCCTGTGCCTGCTGGCGACGGCCGATACCAGCGGCTTCTTCCCGGTGGATGGCGGTGCGATGGCGGCCCTGATCCGCCTGCATCGCCGCAATGGCGACATCGAACGGCTAGTGAGCGGCAACACCTGGCGGGTGCAGAGCGACCCGACCGAGGGCTGGACCCTGCCCGGCTTTGATGCCCGCAACTGGGATGCGGCCCAACCGTCGGGATCGCGCTCGCAGGGCGACCCCCGCCCCAAGGAGCCGGGCATCTGCCTGCGCACCCTGTTCACGCCCCGCTCGCCGGTGGTGGCCGCCCGCCTTTATGCAACGGCGCTCGGCACCTATGAGGCGCGTATCAACGGCCAGCGCGTGTCCGACCATCTGCTCGCGCCCGAAATCAGCGTCGCGAAGAGCCATATCCTCTACCAGACCCATGATGTGACCGCGCTGCTGCGCGACGGCGCCAATGCCCTGGCCTTCACGGTGGCGGACGGCTTCTACGCCGGCGCCTTTGGCTGGCGCATGGAACGCTATGGCTTTGGCCCCGCGCCGCGCCGGCTGCGCGCCCAGCTGCGCATCGACTATGCCGATGGCACGCAGCAATGGGTCATCACCGGCCGCGACTGGCGGATCGGTGGCAGCCCGGTCGTCTATTCCGACATCTATGGCGGCGAATGCCATGATGCACGGCTGGAGCAGTCCGGCTGGGACAGCCCCGATTTCGACGACAGCGCCTGGCGCACGGTGCGGATCGGGGATGCGCCGCCAGCGCAATTGATCGCCCAGACATCGCCGCCGTTGCGCGCCACGCGCCGCCTGCGCCCGCTCGCCATGACCGAGCCGGCGCCGGGCCGCTTCCTGTTCGACTTCGGCCAGAATATGCCGGGTTGGGTGGCGCTGCGCGCCCAGGGGCCGGCGGGCCAGCAGATCAGCCTGCGCTTTGCCGAATTGCTGAACCCCGATGGCACCGCCGACCAGTCCAATCTGCGCCGCGCCGCATGCACCGACCATGTGATCCTGCGCGGCGATCCCGCCGGCGAGCATTTCGAACCCCGCTTCACCTATCATGGCTTCCGCTATGTCGAGGTGGAGGGATATCCCGGCAGGCCGACGCTCGATGATATCGAGGCCGTCGTCGTCCATAGCGATTGCCGTGAAACCGGCGAAATGCAGCTGGCCTCCCCCCTGCTCCAGCAGATCTGGGACAATGCCCTATGGAGCCAGCGTTCCAATTTCTTCGGCGTACCGACCGACTGTCCCCAGCGCGACGAGCGCATGGGATGGATGGGCGACATCCAGGTTTTCCTGGACGCCGCCGCCTTCAACATGGAGGTCGATCCCTTCATTCGCCGCTTCCTGCTGGAGGCGCGCGCCGCGCAGCGCCCCGATGGCGCCTATCCGATCGTCGTGCCGCAGCCGCTATCCTTCCCCGACGTCGTGACCGCCGGCTGGAGCGAGGCCGGCATCATCCTGCCCCATGGGCTGTGGCGCCGTTATGGCGACACCGCCGTGATCGACGAGAATTGGGCCGCGATGGAACAATGGATGGCGTTCGTCGCGCGCAACAATCCCGACCATATCTGGCGCCATGATCGCGGGCTGGACCTGGGCGACTGGCTGTCGGTCGATGCGATCCAGCCCGATGACGAGACCACGCCCCGCATCCTGTGCGCCACCGCCTATTGGGCCTATAGCGCCCAATTGATGGCAGAGATGGCACAGGCGTCTGGCCGCGCCGCCGACGCCGCCCGCTACAAAGCGTTGCGCGCGGCGATCGGCGCCGCCTTTGCAGCCGAATTGCTGGACGGTGCAGGCAAGGCCGGCAATGGCAGCCAGTGCAGCCAGGTGCTGGCGCTGCACATGGGGCTGGTGCCGGCGGAGCAGCAGGCGCAGGCGGCACAGATCCTGGCCCAGGATATTCGCGCGCGCGGCATGACCCTGTCCACCGGCTTCCTCGGTACGCCCTATCTGCTCGACGTGCTCGCCGATGCGGGCGCACGGGACGAGGTGATCGGCCTGCTGCTGCAGACCCGCTATCCCTCCTGGGGCTATATGCCCAGTGTCGGCGCCACCACCGTCTGGGAAAGATGGAATGGCGATGTCGGCGACCTGTCGATGAACAGCTATAATCATTATGCTTTCGGCGCGGTCGTCGGCTTCTTCTATCGCAGGCTGGCCGCGATTGCCCCCGCCGCACCGGGCTTCCGCCGCATCGCCGTGCACCCGATCTGGTTTCCCGAAGCCGGGCGCGTGACCGCCCGCCATGATGCGGTCACCGGAACGATCACGACAGAGGTGGATGGCGATGCCGGCGGCCTGTCGCGCCTGACACTGAGCGTGCCTGCCAATTGCACGGCGCGGATCAGCCTGCCGGCCGGAATCTGGCGTGAAGGCGACCGGGCAGTCGAGGAGCATCCCGATATCCCCGTCCATGCCACGACACCAGAAGGTGTGACGATCGAGGTGGGTTCAGGCCGATATCATTTCATCAGGGACAGGCCCATGGCCTGAACAGGAGGGGGCAGTGAGAACGACGACGGATCGGAAGACGTTGCGGCACCGGTCATAGCGGATGGGGACGCGCCGCCAGTCTTTGGGGCGACCGAACCTGATCTCGAGGCGGCTGGGATTCCTATTATATCTACGCGTGCCGTATTTGACGGGCTTATCGCGGGATTTCCGACCCGGACAGGGTACAATCCCTTTTTCCTGCACCGCATTGCGAAACCAGTCGGCGTCATAGCCCCGATCGCCAGTTGCGATTGGGCTTTGGCGCTGGTCTGGTAGGGCGCGGGCACAAAAAAGCCGCCTTGGGGCTGTCCGAGGCGGCGTGTGTATGTGCTGTGTGTGATTTGGTTGCGGGAGTAGGATTTGAACCTACGACCTTCAGGTTATGAGCCTGACGAGCTACCGGGCTGCTCCATCCCGCGACACTGGGCGATTTGGGTGCCCTGACACGCAAAAAGGGCGGCTTTGTCGGCCGCCCTGTTTTGTAACATTGTGATGGGTTTTTGATCCGTTGCTATGCGCGTGCTTCAATGCCTGGCGACGCCCTACTCTTCCAGTGCTTGAGCAATAGTACCATCGGCGCAGACTGGTTTCACGGCCGAGTTCGGGATGGGATCGGGTGGGTCACAGACGCTATGGTCACCAAGCAATGAAGCAGGCGCATAACTGCGGGTTTTTAATCGATACCGTGCACAATTCACTTTCACTTGGGAAAGTGAACAACAAGAGCTTTGGAGTTTGTATGTTCGTATATCTGGGCTGGCTTAACGACCACATCGTGGACAGTTCCCAGAACTGTCGTTGATGGTGGGACTCTTAAGCGCGAACAGAGCAATTAGGACTGGTTAGCTCCATGCGTTACCGCACTTCCACATCCAGCCTATCAACGTCGTGGTCTACGACGGCTCGATGAAATCTTATCTTGAGGGAGGCTTCCCGCTTAGATGCTTTCAGCGGTTATCCCGTCCATACATAGCTACCCTGCTGCGCCACTGGCGTGACGACAGGTACACCAGAGGTATGTTCAACCCGGTCCTCTCGTACTAGGGTCAACTCCTCTCAAATTTCGACGCCCACGGCAGATAGGGACCAAACTGTCTCGCGACGTTCTGAACCCAGCTCACGTACCACTTTAATTGGCGAACAGCCAAACCCTTGGGACCTGCTCCAGCCCCAGGATGTGATGAGCCGACATCGAGGTGCCAAACGATTCCGTCGATATGAGCTCTTGGGAATCATCAGCCTGTTATCCCCGGCGTACCTTTTATCCGTTGAGCGATGGCCCTTCCACGAGGGACCACCGGATCACTATGACCGACTTTCGTCTCTGCTCGACTTGTCAGTCTCGCAGTCAGGCGGGCTTATGCCATTGCACTCTAACAGACGGTTTCCAACCGTCCTGAGCCCACCATCGCGCGCCTCCGTTACTCTTTAGGAGGCGACCGCCCCAGTCAAACTACCCGCCACAGAGGGTCCCTGCACCGGATAACGGTGCGAGGTTAGACATCAGAAAACAACAGGGTGGTATTTCACCTATGGCTCCACATCAACTGGCGTCAATGCTTCAAAGCCTCCCACCTATGCTACACAGTTCTTTCCTAATGCCACTCTGAAGCTGCAGTAAAGGTGCACGGGGTCTTTCCGTCTAACCGCGGGTACTCCGCATCTTCACGGAGAATTCAATTTCGCTGAGCATATCCTGGAGACAGTGGGGAAGTCGTTACGCCATTCGTGCAGGTCGGAACTTACCCGACAAGGAATTTCGCTACCTTAGGACCGTTATAGTTACGGCCGCCGTTTACCTGGGCTTCAATTCAGAGCTTGCACTCCTCCTCTTAACCTTCAGGCACCGGGCAGGCGTCAGGCCCTATACGTCGTCTTGAAGCCGACTTAGCAGAGCCCTGTGTTTTTGCTAAACAGTCGCTACCCCCTGGCCTGTGCCCCCCATCAAAAGTTGCCTTGAGATGGGGCCTCCTTCTTCCGAAGGTACGGAGGCAATTTGCCGAGTTCCTTCAGGATACTTCTCTCAAACGCCTTGGTATACTCTACCATTCCACCTGTGTCGGTTTAGGGTACGGTCTATACGGTGGGGCTATTTCCTGGGACCCCTTCACTGCCCGGAGCAATCCAATAAGCCCGAACAATTTACGGCATCCGTCACACACCACCAGGCCCACGAATATTAACGTGGTTCCCATCGACTACCCCCTTCGGGCTCGTCTTAGGGGCCGGCTTACCCTGCTCAGATTAGCTTTAAGCAGGAACCCTTGGAATTTCGGCGAGAGGGCATCTCACCCTCTTAATCGCTACTCATGTCTGCATTCGCACTTCCGATACCTCCACGGTCGGTTACCCTTCCGCTTCAACGGCCTACGGAACGCTCCGCTACCGCTCAGTCATAAGACTGAACCCTAAGCTTCGGTGCATCACTTTAGCCCCGTTACATCTTCGCCGCAGGATCTCTTATTTAGACCAGTGAGCTGTTACGCTTTCTTTAAAGGATGGCTGCTTCTAAGCCAACCTCCTGGTTGTTTTGGAAATCCCACATGCTTTCCCACTTAGTGATGACTTGGGGACCTTAGCTGTAGGTTAGGGCTGTTTCCCTTTTGACGACGGACCTTAGCACCCGCCGTCTGTCTGCCGAACTAGACTCGTTGGTATTCGGAGTTTGGTTAGAATTGGTAGATCTCGCGACCCCCGCATCCATCCAGTGCTCTACCCCCAACGGCAAATATTCGACGCTCTACCTCAATAGATTTCGCGGAGAACCAGCTATTTCCCGGCTTGATTGGCCTTTCACCCCTAAGCACAACTCATCCGACAATTTTTCAACATTGAACGGTTCGGTCCTCCAGTGCGTGTTACCGCACCTTCAACCTGGTCATGCATAGATCGCCGGGTTTCGGGTCTAATGCATCAAACTATGGCGCCCTATTCAGACTCGCTTTCGCTGCGCCTACACCTAACGGCTTAAGCTTGCTTGATACACTAAGTCACAGACCCATTATGCAAGAGGTACGCGGTCAGGTCTCAAGGACCCTCCCACTGCTTGTAGGCATCCGGTTTCAGGTACTGTTTCACTCCCCTCATCGGGGTGCTTTTCACCTTTCCCTCACGGTACTGGTTCACTATCGG encodes:
- a CDS encoding transketolase, which gives rise to MTMPPVRDSDVSAEEALSVRADHVRERANWMRRRLLAMIVEAGQGHPGGDLSATDILATLYFDILRFDPAQPQAPGRDRFVMSKGHCTGALYSALAGAGFFPEAELDTYLRPESRLNGHPNRTYLPGVETNTGPLGHGLPVAVGIAIAAQIDQADYRVFVLTGDGELQEGSMWEAAMLAGHRGLGQLTVIVDRNRLQQGARTEDTNALEPLADKWRAFGWDVAEVNGHDPVALLQRLDAACLPRSRPLCIIANTRKGKGVSFMEDQAGWHHGVPNAAQYAQALAELDAELVA
- a CDS encoding DeoR/GlpR family DNA-binding transcription regulator, which translates into the protein MQTRLLGESRRLKILEWLQEEGSARVRVLAEAFGVSEVTVRQDLEKLEAEGHIEREHGGAFLKSVPQQVRSMALQHQSHLDAKERIGRAAAALVGNGETIILDSGSTTTAVATHLLGRRDLTVITNALNIALMLGAEPGFEVHMTGGHFKAPTLSLSGERSADYFKGLYVQRLFLATAALDIDNGLTYPALSDIAVKRAMIGAAEQVCLVADSSKIGQRSFSALGGLELVHVLITDEGIRDEDRKAIEAIGVAVITA
- a CDS encoding sugar phosphate isomerase/epimerase family protein gives rise to the protein MAKQKYGAGIWHFATYVDRYATDGYGPARSLIEMIDLAGQVEDLSVVDINYPFVDPSLSLDTVEAALKRNNLSVIGITPEIYTRQFARGAFTNPDPGIRRLANEMVNDAANVVRRFGADYVKLWPGQDGWDYPFQVDHRQLWQMSMDGVGELASQNPDLKFVIEYKPREPRNHMSYDSVARTLLGIEKIGLPNIGILLDFGHSLYGGESPADAAQLAIDHGRLFGMDVNDNLRGWDDDMIAGSVHPIELFEFFYTLRKNKWDGVWQLDQFPFREDSVQAANAAISFLKVIERALDKLDFAAMQDAQDRQDAVAAMKLARDALFTSY
- a CDS encoding alpha-L-rhamnosidase is translated as MTAPDTRLRILDLRADYLVEPLGLETRHPRLSWRLESDRRGVMQRSYRIRATADRDGAHLLWDSGPVDSDACFDIPYGGPPLQSMQRIWWDVAIVDNQGEQAQSAQSWFEGGLLAPEDWHADWIEAEDEGAAADRAAGLQWIWSADPLDPRPHGFRLDFDAPADLVDAEILVAAKDNLLGVWLNGEPASLPDLIYWGSLLPARGQVRPGRNSLCLLATADTSGFFPVDGGAMAALIRLHRRNGDIERLVSGNTWRVQSDPTEGWTLPGFDARNWDAAQPSGSRSQGDPRPKEPGICLRTLFTPRSPVVAARLYATALGTYEARINGQRVSDHLLAPEISVAKSHILYQTHDVTALLRDGANALAFTVADGFYAGAFGWRMERYGFGPAPRRLRAQLRIDYADGTQQWVITGRDWRIGGSPVVYSDIYGGECHDARLEQSGWDSPDFDDSAWRTVRIGDAPPAQLIAQTSPPLRATRRLRPLAMTEPAPGRFLFDFGQNMPGWVALRAQGPAGQQISLRFAELLNPDGTADQSNLRRAACTDHVILRGDPAGEHFEPRFTYHGFRYVEVEGYPGRPTLDDIEAVVVHSDCRETGEMQLASPLLQQIWDNALWSQRSNFFGVPTDCPQRDERMGWMGDIQVFLDAAAFNMEVDPFIRRFLLEARAAQRPDGAYPIVVPQPLSFPDVVTAGWSEAGIILPHGLWRRYGDTAVIDENWAAMEQWMAFVARNNPDHIWRHDRGLDLGDWLSVDAIQPDDETTPRILCATAYWAYSAQLMAEMAQASGRAADAARYKALRAAIGAAFAAELLDGAGKAGNGSQCSQVLALHMGLVPAEQQAQAAQILAQDIRARGMTLSTGFLGTPYLLDVLADAGARDEVIGLLLQTRYPSWGYMPSVGATTVWERWNGDVGDLSMNSYNHYAFGAVVGFFYRRLAAIAPAAPGFRRIAVHPIWFPEAGRVTARHDAVTGTITTEVDGDAGGLSRLTLSVPANCTARISLPAGIWREGDRAVEEHPDIPVHATTPEGVTIEVGSGRYHFIRDRPMA